Within Anolis sagrei isolate rAnoSag1 chromosome X, rAnoSag1.mat, whole genome shotgun sequence, the genomic segment CCCCACTGCCAgcaccatttccccacccagcTATTCATACAGGCCAGAAACAGcaccacactagagaaaaatCAAAGGGTATCTGTGTTTCTTTGGGGTCTTCCCAGGACAGACCATGTTTCTGCCTCTTAAGTCATTCGactcagagaagggaatagaATTCAGGTATAGTGCTACTTGCATTGGCCCATGGAGAAGTCCACCCAGgttttttggattgatttttgtgtgtggctAAAACCTtctttggaaatattatttttgggaTTGCAAGTGGTGGAAATCCCATTCTGCAATATGTGAATTCTGTCCTCATTAGTTGGGGGTTTTGAAGAAGGAGTGGGGATGCAAACCCTTATGCAAAGAGTGACTGGATGCTAAAACAGGTTTAAGAAGTCTGAGGCAGAAAACAGATACAGAGGTGGATAGAATAATATTGGCTAAATGCTGACCCTGCTTCAGGCTACTTAGAAGGGACAGCACACACTGAATTCCTCTGGGATCACCTTGACCAGGTGGGATAAACTGCTTAAAGATAAGGTTCTTTTTTAGAGAGAGCAAAGATTGCTATAATTTCTTAATAGTCCCTAATCTCCTGCAGCCAAGCTCTGATGGAAATCAGATGTCTACTGATATATCTGCCAACGGTCTTCACTTTGGGAAAGTTTCTCTTTCTCCCAGAACTGAAGGAGGCCTGCCAGAAATTGCTGCTTTGGGAAAGCTTCACTCAGTAGCTACAACAACAAATtaccattttaattattttttttttctaaaaaagacTTAACTTCCATAAGACAGCCATCTTCCACACAAGTATTTTATTTCTCCCAGAATTATCTGTTACCATTTTTATgagttttaacattttttttaaacaaaagcttCCTTCTTCTCAACGGTGACAGAAACTGAGGTAATGTACATTTAACACGAGAAAAAATCTCTTCTATGGGAGAGAAGGGTCCAAAAGCGGACGGTCAACAGAAGGGGGAAACAGCCATGGACAGGGACAAAGAATGGGAAAACATCTTACCACCATCGCATACACCCAGCATCCCCAACATTTCCCCCCgatcccctcctcccacccctgaaatcagaaataaaaattaaatgaaactgaaccaaaacaAGGTCTATATGGTGTTCTTAAACCTTATCTACATTATTGCACAAAAGATCAAGGACAGTTGGGACCTAAGGCAAAAAGGAGAAGTTGCGGCTAATATCTAAAGTCTGTGCATTGCCtatttctaaaaataataataataattctagcgTTGGCTCTAACTCTAGCCTCCAACCCATTCCTTTGAGGTGGAGGCTCAAAGCCAAGGGAGAGGGGAATGAAACAGCTGCACTCTCCCCAAAGTTCTCTGAGACGGTCGTCTTGAGCCATACGGATTGACCAGAGTAGTAgtggggaaatgagagagagGGGCAGAGCCACCAGGTAAGACCCAGGAAGATGCCTCCAACATGGAAAGCTCATCTGGAAGTAGCAGGAAGGGGAAGTTGGGTGGCATCCCTCTTGTTGTCTTCCGAACCTTGTCATGGTCTGGCTGAGAGGACGAGGAGGTGATGGCCACGTTTGGGTTGGACTGTTGTGTATCCAGATTCAATAGATAACTGGGCTTATGTTTGGCAAGGGCACTCGTGGGAACTGCCCGCGTGCCGCAGTTGGCACCAATTTCATCGACGACATACCCTTGCCCTTTACATCTACAATGACTCTCATACAAGGCATTCCCCTCAAATGGGAAAAGTGGGAAAGGGGGTGGAGGATGGGCAGCcccctttgtgttgttgttttgtaaacTGCTGTTGCTGCGGAAATAGCATTTTAGCCCTTTGTGCAGAAAGAATGGAGCCTCCTCGGAGAGGCTGGCACACACAAGGCATGCCCAGGAGATCACCTGGTTTGGAGGAGGAGAGGCAAGGAGACAAAGGACTGTTTGGGTTTCTCTatcccagacatgggcaaacttcggccctcccttaagcagctgaggggggaaaggaaggggcctgaggctgttaggaatggtgggagttgaagtccaaaacaactggagggcccaagttggcccatgcctgcgctATCTGGTTCCTCTTGGGACAAGACACAAACGAATAGCTTTGCGAGAAATGTGGCGCAAGGAAAGGATGCTCCTCCTGAAAACAATAGCACGGAAGGGGCAATTGCCAGGGACTCTGAAGAAGCCCTCCCCACAGGTCAAACAGCACAGGGAGGTCAGTATTGGTCTAAGCCCTTGGTGAAAGGAGAGAGTTGTGTAGGTACTAGGAGCTTCCCTCAATGCCAGCCTTGGGGCCCTTGCTAACGAACTGTCAAAAGGAAACCACCTCAAACTCACTTCAAGCGATGATTCACGAGATCTTTGGACACACAACTATAGGCTTATTATTTTCTGCATGGTCTCAggttttccttcctttcaccctTCCATTTTTCCTCCATCAGTCTGGATAGTACCATTCATATCCATCCGCCAATGACTTTCTAGGATATGTTACCACTGGATATCCTGGAAAGTCCTGGCCTGGGCACTGCAGTTTGTAGGCGCTTTTCAGCTGGGAAAGGCTGAAAGCACAAGAAACAAGGCTCTTCTTCCTACATTCGAATGGAACCCAGCTATTTTGCCACAAGTAGACCAAAAACCGAAGCTGGTTTGGAAAGTTGTATGAAATGAGCCCTTGGTTTATTTGAAAGTCTCCATTAGGCAACGGGTATTGCTCTACAACTCTTTCTGAAGGCTCTAGTTGTGGTTGCTGTCAGTCTagtccagacatgggcaaacttcatccctccagatgttctggacttcaactcccaaaattcctaacagcctcaggccccttccttttccacctcagttacttaagcggttgaggggggaaaggaaagggcctgaggctgttagaaattttgggagttgaattccaaaacacctggagggagggccaaagtttgcccatgcttggtctagtCCTGGTGTTCAGCAGGACAATCCAGTCTTTGCAGGTGAACTTGCAATGGGAAATGAGCTGAAACCTTTTCTCCAACTCAAAATTGCCCCCGCCAAGGCATACCACCGCATAATGTTGACCGCAGTCAAGTATCCCATTCCATACACAATTGCTTCCTTTTTTTTGCCCCCATCACTATTAGGCTTGAGCACCCagccttattgttattgttaggcCCTAAGAGAAAAGACAGTGTCTCTTTTCCTGAGGGGTGATGGCCACACAGTAAAGAGTGGTTGACTTGACAGTTGACTTGACAACCATGTTGACACAAAcgtccatacacacacatacaaaggcatgcactctctctctctttcacacacacacaaacacatacacatactcacACAACACAGGAAACATTTGCTACATCAGTGGCACCAATTGCTTCCCCGGCAGCCCTATGATAACAGTGGAGTCCCCCAAGCATCCCGATTCTGTGCTTTGCTCTCActctgaagcagaagggaaacaCCCTCTGCTCCTTGCCAGTCCTCTACAGAAGAGATGTAGCCATATGTTACTTAGAGCTAAATCCTGTGGCTCAGGCTATCTTTCCCATTCAAAATCATGATAAGAAGCAAGTGGGGGAGACAAATGCTAAGAGGTCTCCTCCACTCTGAAGTCATCAGCCCTGGATCTGGCTCTGCAGGGTATTGCCAGGCTTCTGCCTTCTAACCCAATGAGCACAGCATGGGGACTAAAGCCGGTTGATACTGAACAACATGGCTCCACTGGACACTGCTTCTTGCCCTCCTGGGGAGAGTTGTGAGGCTCCTGAAGGCCCATTGCTCAGCAccttttctctcttccccagCAGGCAGCACCAGAATTGTGGAGGAGTCCCTTGAAGGATCCAAGGGGCTGCTCTTTCTCATTTCTGCCTGCCACCCACTCCATACCATATCCATATCATTTCTCAGGTAGGGTTCCTATCCCCTCCCCCCTCTAAACAGCTTCAAACCGAGTCTTGATGACGGGCACCAAGGGCAGGTGCCAGCTGGAGAAGCCGTCCCTCTTTCCATAACAAAACGGCAGCGTGAACTCACCAACAGTTCGTTGTTCTCTGTGCAACCGCACTATGCCCCTTCTCTCtcattctcattctcattctctctctctctctctctcgttcctcTCCAGCCAACATCCAACTGCCGCTGGTCCCTTCCTTCAGGTCTTGTCTCTCAGTCTTTGTGTGAGCATATAGCTATACCAACAGACAACCTTGAGGATTATTGAGTTAATTGCAAAtcatttttcctctctttcttgtttctccccccctccccactacatttttaaccccccccccctttttttttttttttgcttcaaaagATACAGATTCCGGTCCCTTTGGGGATGTTTTTTAGAAAACAATTCTTCTGCGCGCAGTCCAGGGCAGGAGAGGGCCCTGCAGCATCACTGACGTCTCAGCTGCAGGTTGGGAGGCACTGAGGAAGCCATGTGGCCCTCGCCAGTCAGACGCAGATCTCGATGGCCGTGGCCAGCACCATTTGGCCTTTTCCCTTGTCCGGCCGCCCATCAGTCCTGCCCCCGCTCCCTGGGGAAGGCAGGCCAGGGTCTGAGCCGGACAGACGGGACATGCTGCCCTCCGTGAGGATGGTCCTCTTGAGCGGGGTCGGGGTGCAGGTGCTGGGTGTCTCATGGCGATGAGGCCCTGCAGAGAGCTTGTCCCCAGTGTGCTTACGGGAACGATAGGAGGGCCGGCGGCGAACCTCCGACATCAGGTCGTACTTGATGAAGAAGAAGACCTCCTTCACAGGGCAGCGCTTCTCGGGGTCGAGGGCCAGCAGCCGCTGGAACATGCGCAGTGCATTGTCCGTGAAGCGGCGCCACTGGGAGGGCAGCCCAGCCAGGCGCCCCTTCTGCCACCTCACGAACTCCTCGAAGAAGGTGTCCGAGGCTGAGGCTGCCTCCCAGGGAAAGTTGCCCGTCAGCACACAGAAGATGAGTACCCCGAAGGCCCACACATCTATGCTTGTGTCCACGGTGAAGCCCTCGGCCCGCCCAGCCTGGCACACCTCAGGGGCTGTATAAGGGATGGTCCCGCTGATGCGCTTTACACGGCAGCCCACTTTGCGTGTCATGCCGAAATCGGCCAGCTTGACTCGCCGACAGTCACGGTCAAAGAGGAGCACGTTTTCTGGCTTGATGTCCCGATGCACGAGGTTTTTACTGTGCATATAATCAAGTGCCAGGCCCAGCTGCTGCACGCAGCGCTTCACCATGTCCTCCGGAAGCCCCACCTGCAGACAGAAGGGGATAGGTCCTGTGAACGAGGAATCAATGATTGCGGGACCCAACATGTCTTCCCAACAAAGACTCTTTGGCCAATCTTTCCCCAATACAGCTGCCAAGTAAAACTACAGAAGTATGAGGTCATCATGAGATCATACttgtctccttcgggagagataacacagggtataaataaacataatgaacATAATGAACataatgaacataataataataataataataataataataataatagctcaaCAAATTATGGCTGTAACCGTTTACCATTTGGGCAGTCTACTTCAAGGAGGCAACGTTTTGTCATCAGTGGCCTCATCAGAGCAGCCACAAAATGGCATGCTGGCCAGAGTAATAAGGAGTAGACCTAGTTAGTTACCTGCGGAGGGATGATGTCAAAGAGGTCTCCACCGGGCGCATATTCCTGGGCAAAGACATAGCAGTCTTCTGTCTCAAAGACCACATCAAAGACCTTGATGATGAAGGGACTTGAAGACAGTGTATTGGTAATGCTGAACTCTCTCAGAAAGTTCTTCAATTTGGTCTTATTCTTGTTGACAAACTTCAGGGCCATCTTGGTACCTGGAAGAGAAAGGATATGGAGGAAGTCACCTTTGTTTTTGCTTGTGAAAGCAATCATCAGTCAGATAACAACCAGAAAAGAGAACTTTTGAAATGGTCAAAGATTTCTATCAGGACAATAGACAATATTGTAGCACATCACCTACAACTTGCAGCAATAATGGGAATTTCGACCTCTCAGATATTTTGAACATCCCAAAGCCCCAGACAGAATATGCcagaaatgggcaaactttgtccctccaggtgttttgggcttcaacttccacaattcctaacagtggctgttaggaattgtagaagtccaaaccacctggagagagagccaaagtttgcccattcctggcatATCCAATGTTTACAAATCATAATGATTGCACCTCAGCCGGAATTCACCTTGCACTCAACACCAACCAGGAAtccaaaagtaataataaaacattccacagatgtcattccacagatatataaaccctttttcctagttccaacagacctcactacctctgaggatgcttgccatagatgcaggcgaaacaccaggagaaaatgcctctagaacatggccatatagcccgaaaaaacctacaacaacccagtgattccggccatgaaacccatcgacaatacaataataaaacagtttattgagaaaagcaaaTATGAAAAAGTCAAATCACCATAGGAAATAAGAAAGACAATATTCAACAaataatggggggaggggggagcattcCAAAGGCAGTAACCCAAACAGTCCAATTCTGTTCAATAAAACAAGGTACAGAAAAACCAAGCATCAAAACATGAGAGTAAATCCAAAACTAAGAATACAATAAGTTCTTTAAAACATGCATCCATGAACCCCCAAGATCCTAGACTGAAACATGAATGTGAAACAAGACTCAAGATCCTCACTGTAACAGCAGTGTTCCCTGATCTGATTCTAAAGGATGTGAtggcgtgagtggcgccacctataagTAGAACTTTAATTTGCAAAGGTTTGAACTGTGTAACATGCCCCAACTTGCct encodes:
- the SBK1 gene encoding serine/threonine-protein kinase SBK1 isoform X2 — its product is MSAGSIEQEPSRKLACCGVPLITEDMQSLAIRTLSGTDINKHYDLIRELGKGTYGKVDLVSHKSTGTKMALKFVNKNKTKLKNFLREFSITNTLSSSPFIIKVFDVVFETEDCYVFAQEYAPGGDLFDIIPPQVGLPEDMVKRCVQQLGLALDYMHSKNLVHRDIKPENVLLFDRDCRRVKLADFGMTRKVGCRVKRISGTIPYTAPEVCQAGRAEGFTVDTSIDVWAFGVLIFCVLTGNFPWEAASASDTFFEEFVRWQKGRLAGLPSQWRRFTDNALRMFQRLLALDPEKRCPVKEVFFFIKYDLMSEVRRRPSYRSRKHTGDKLSAGPHRHETPSTCTPTPLKRTILTEGSMSRLSGSDPGLPSPGSGGRTDGRPDKGKGQMVLATAIEICV
- the SBK1 gene encoding serine/threonine-protein kinase SBK1 isoform X1, giving the protein MLEGEAGGWREDQGVRCLGPMGPSCAPKDASGTGQQGWPSRVHPLPCTLKEMDAFCFPCFQKEELQPLQLNSVTMSAGSIEQEPSRKLACCGVPLITEDMQSLAIRTLSGTDINKHYDLIRELGKGTYGKVDLVSHKSTGTKMALKFVNKNKTKLKNFLREFSITNTLSSSPFIIKVFDVVFETEDCYVFAQEYAPGGDLFDIIPPQVGLPEDMVKRCVQQLGLALDYMHSKNLVHRDIKPENVLLFDRDCRRVKLADFGMTRKVGCRVKRISGTIPYTAPEVCQAGRAEGFTVDTSIDVWAFGVLIFCVLTGNFPWEAASASDTFFEEFVRWQKGRLAGLPSQWRRFTDNALRMFQRLLALDPEKRCPVKEVFFFIKYDLMSEVRRRPSYRSRKHTGDKLSAGPHRHETPSTCTPTPLKRTILTEGSMSRLSGSDPGLPSPGSGGRTDGRPDKGKGQMVLATAIEICV